Genomic DNA from Garra rufa chromosome 18, GarRuf1.0, whole genome shotgun sequence:
CCAGGGGCCGCCACTCTGTGCAGACTTACCCTTGTTGACCATCGAGCCTCCCAGCGACAGCTCAGCAGATGTAAGCGATCGCTCTGAACATGGTCCGGTCCAGCCGCTGAATATTCACGAACGGACTGCAGCGGGACCAAGAGCCACTCCCAAACAAGTCGCACATGGACTACCTCCTAGAGTTCCCTCACTGTCTCGAGATGAAGAGCCGCTGAGACACCGGCAGGTGGAGAGCCACCTGGCCACCAACGGCAACAGGCAGAGCAAGTCAGAGTCAGACTTTTCAGATGGAGACAATGACAGTATCAACAGCAATTCAAATTCCATTGACACCATAAACTCAGAATCATCATCTAGAGACGAGAGTCTGAGCGAACAGAGACTCAGCAAACAGACCTACCACAAAGACACTCGCAACAGCTGGGACTCTCCGGCGTTCAGCAGTGATCTCATGCGCAAGAGGCAATACCGCATCGGCCTCAACCTCTTCAATAAGTATGTATTTCAGTGATTACACATAATAcacattttggtaacactttattgtACAGCATCCATGTTACATGTTATTTTAATAGTAAGTATATGTAACAATACATTATGCATAATTGCATGCAGgtaaccctaaaccaaaccctaaCCATACTCAACCATACAAGTGAGTACATGTAATTAATTAATATCAGAGCTTAATTAGTTACGGAAAAAGCCGGATCTGAATCCAGCACTTTTTAGCAGATCCCCATAAAAAAAGTCAGAGTCACATCACCTTACTGCCTTATTGAGCTTGACAATGCCAATAATACTGATAAAGACTGTAAAAGAGATGTTTGTTTCATGTGGTCAAATGGCTTATGGTGGCAGTCCTTCAAATTTGACGTATAAAATAGCAGTTTTATATAACTGTGAAATGCCACAGCACACAACAAGGTTGAACTAAACTAATTCATGAAATCATGATATTTCAATGTCAATAAAAGCAAAATGAACTCCTTGTATTCCACACTGTAGTGAGTGTACATCATAAGAATCTAAATTATAGGTGTTTATTATATGAAATTTCAGTGTccaatttcaaaatgtttttcatAAAGagttcaagcgatgccatagaagaaccatttttggttccacaaagaaccattcagtcaaaggttctttaaagaaccatctctttcttaccgttttacaatctgaagaaccttctttcaccacaaagaacggTGAAAGAAGATGTTaaagttctttatgaaaccatttagacaaaaaaaggttcttctatggcatcatgaagcaccttttatttttaagagtgtagtctgaCTATGACAAGTATGATTTTAAATTTTCAGAATAATTAGATGTTAACTTCAAGTGCTGATCTGCTTTCAGAAAGCCAGAGAAGGGAATACAGTACCTGACGGAGAGGGGCTTTATTCCTGACACGCCTGTAGGTGTGGCCCACTTCCTGCTGCAGAGGAAAGGTTTAAGTAGACAAATGATTGGTGAATTTCTCGGGAACAGACAGAAACAGTTCAACAGGGATGTTTTAGAGTAAGTATTTgcatttttcgtttttttttttttccattcataCATCTACATGATGTCAGTTTTCATAGTTCAGAATTGCCACTTTCCACATTAACCTAACATACAGTAGCTAGTTGATGTTGCTAAAatgagcattattttgtgtattagttttaatgcaatgtgtttatggacctgaggttcaaaaaacatattattttccacatactgtacatcatTGTTGCTCctcgcctttctgaaacgctttgatTTTTACCAAACTCATCGCAGCTATTCAACCCTGTAACTGTAGTGAAATTTGTAACCTAGCTACTTGCAACCTTTGCCTCTCAATTAGGCTACTAAGTTAGTTTTTTCCactgataataaaaaaatgattgtgTAAACTGGCAATTGTCTTATGCCACAGCCATGTGTTGACATGACGTTTGAGGGCATGTGTGTCTGTTGCAGCTGTGTGGTGGATGAGCTGGATTTCTCAGGTATGGAGCTGGATGAAGCTTTGCGGAAATTTCAGGCTCAAATCCGGGTTCAGGGGGAGGCACAGAAGGTGGAGCGCCTGATCGAGGCTTTCAGGTCTGTTATCACATGAAAGTACACATCTACagatatacagtcaaacctaaatttattcagacaccttcaacatttctcaccttatcacagtttattcgctatagttcagaaaatgctaataaaatatgacaagatctTAGAGTTAAAGTGTGTCAGaacatcttgataatgtcaaataacttggatagaaaggtatgtatggattacaatcaaccaaaaaatattcagacaactgttagtatgacaatatttacacaactagcAGTACTTTGTTgagcaattaccaagcaatgcttaattttattAAGTTTGTGGTGTAAAAGTGTCGCATAACcattaaagaaaaacacttaagcaaaacatgttcAGCTCAaagtgtcttttttatttttatttttactggttgtccactgtatgaagaatttttgggtataatatctCTCAGTTTGCttaattttgctatcctcacttacacaaatgaactatagtgttctgcaccactagtaaaaatatcaaaaattatatctggtgtctgaatcaaTTTTCGTTTGACTGTAAACTGAATAATCATTCATTCATTAGCACTACAGATTTTTTTCAGTTTagatttgttttgttgttttgtttttgaaaccGTGATGAAGTATTGTAActagagctgcaaaatgattagttgTGATTCattgattcaaaataaaagttttcatgTATATATTAGGGGAAATATGTTAgctttatatgtaaaatatttataataatataagtgtttacatacaaatacatacaaatcgttttttaaaatatatacatagacacgtgtgtatttatatataaaaataactattttttgaatcatcttaaaataatttgttacctggctgccttataattttaagttgagTCAACTTATAAAAGTTTAATCAACTTAAATAGTTAAGTTGTACTAaatgacaacttagatattttaattaattcaacataaaattttaaggcagcagggtaacaaattattttaagatgattcaaaaaatagttatttttatatataaatacacacgtgtctatgtatatattttaaaaaacgatttgtatgtatttgtatgtaaacacttatattattataaatattttacatataaagctaaatttaagttaatttaaaatttttcaaCAATTTgcacttttttgttgttttttttcacagtgtaataaatatacacagtacacacacatataagctgtgtttccattaccctttaaattgcacaaattgaaattgcaaattgaaaatacgcctaatggaaatgcgCCAATTGCTCAAAAACTCCCATGTATCGCAAAAACGCTTTTTACgcttgcatgaggtggtttttcaggcaattcaaaaaaggaatatttcgcaaaacagcaatggaaacgttttttttttacttatcgcaagaggaaaaaaatacGCTTCAGTCGCAtgaacattggttaatggaaacgccgttatttacaatactttttaattgaTATTTATAAAATACAGTGCCAACGTTTtgtaatgcactgcaaaaaaaaaaattctcttgtTTAGAAATGACAAATACACACGGTACAAAAGATAATCAAGCGGCACTAATTCtaaaaagattatttttattgctttatattgaaatgtttttaacatgactgATGTGTTACAATGATCTGTGTTTAGCCAACGCTACTGCATCTGTAACCATGATGTGGTCCGTCAGTTCAGAAACCCTGACACCATCTTCATCTTGGCTTTCGCCATTATCCTCCTCAACACAGACATGTACAGCCCCAATGTCAAGATGGAGCGCAAGATGAAACTTGAGGACTTCATCAAGAATCTACGAGGTTTTGATTGAAACACACTGTTGTTTTCATAGTAATAAATGAGCTGACATTCATATCTATAAATCACATCTGTCGAGGATGAATCCATGGCTACAGCTCAACTGAACACTTGATAgataagaaaacaaaacaaatacacatgtactgtatattgtaTACCTCTGTATTCCAGCAGTAATGCCAGTTTTGTGTATGTGTTGAAAGGGGTTGATGATGGCGAGGACATCCCTCGGGAGATGCTGGTTGGGATTTACGAGCGGATCCAGAAGAAGGAGCTCAAAACCAATGAGGATCATGTGTCTCAGGTGCAGAAGGTGGAGAAACTCATTGTGGGCAAGAAGCAAGTAGGTTCATCATAATACTGTTCTATAAAAATGTACTAACATAATTTCAGTGATTGAAATTCTAAAACAGTATCTGTGTACAgttgtagtcaaaagtttacatacaccttgcagaatcagctaaatcctaattattttaccaaaataagagggaacattcaaaatgcatgttcaaaagtttacatacgcttgtttcttaatactgtgttgttatctaaatgatccacagctgtgttttttgtttagtgatagttgttcacgagtcccttgtttgtcctgaacagttaaactgcctgctgttcttcagaaaaaaaatcttcaggttctttggtttttcaacatttttgtgtatttgaaccctttccaacaatgactgtatgattttgagatcaatcttttcacactgaggacaactgagggactcatatgtaactattacagaaggttcaaatgctcactgaagctccagaaggaaaaacgatgtattaagggggtgaaaacttaataaaaaaagggGGTGAAaacagtccctcagttgtcctcagtgtgaaaagatggatctcaaaatcatacagtcattgttagagagggttcaaatacacaaaaatgctggaaaaccaatgaacctgaaggatttttctgaagaacagcaggcagtttaactgttcaggacaaacaagggactcatgaacaactatcactaaacaaaaaacacagctgtggatcattcaggtaacaacacagtatttagaatcaagtgtatgtaaacttttgaacagggtcatttttttattttttctaaaatattttctcttgtggactatatgtaaacatattttatgtaaaatatattattcaggtcagtgctactgtaaataaaaaataaaatgcattttgtatgatccttttttttggtaaaaaaaaaaaacattttgcagattctgcaaggtgtatgtaaacttttgagagTCTATCAATTGTACTATAGGAGGTCTGATCATTTTTTAACAATTCAGATAcaacaatttttatttagtaaatagTATTGCATTAGTACACACATACATCTTGACTTTTCCTTTTGCATTGCAGATGGGATCACTTCACCATGGCCTTGGATGTGTAAGTATTTACATCTTTaagatatatatatgtatcagtCTGTGTGTGGCAAATCATTACTCTTTTCCACATTTCACTAATACAGTCACTTTCCTTTTATCATTTTCTTTCCAAATGTCATATTTGAGCCTATTAATCTCACATTGGTCCcacttaactactatgtacttacatttaaattaatcatttgatgcaatgcacttattgtatacatacatgtttttactttGTACTtatattctaaaaacaaaaaccTGCATTTAATTACATctataattaatttctgtaatttataattacactgttgacccatcccttacaccttaacccacccttaaacccataccaccaaacctgtccctaagtTTACCCATATCTCACCTCAATAGCAGCAGAAATGTTTgtgcaatacaatatgaacacaatatGTACATTGtgcttattttttgatgtaagtacctAGTAGTTAAAAGCCACCTAATATAACACGGGACCCTCACATTCGCCAAAAAAAGTAACTTCCAAAAGTTAAAAGCTGAGTGAAATGctcaatattcttcaaaataaaggtttaGGATGTGTTTTATAACTAGCTCTATATAAAAAACAATGGAAGAGAGAAAATATCATTGCTCAGTATTAAAGTAGGCATCAGTAGAAAGTCCATGCCCATAATAGAGAAATAAacacgtttgtgtgtgtgttgcaggTGCTGTCTCAGGCCCATCGCAGGTTAGTGTGCTACTGCAGACTATTCGAGGTCCCAGATCCCAACAGACTGCAAAAACTCGGCCAGCACCAGCGGGAGATCTTCCTGTTTAATGACCTCCTGGTGGTGAGATATCGTAAACATACACATAAAAAATGCCAATTCCATGTTACAACATCTAGTAAGCTAAATACTTTAATTAATGGACAGATATCTACAAATGTGCTGATGCTGATCACTGTGATTTCTGTACTTTGTGACAGGTTACCAAGATCttccagaagaagaaaaattCAGTGACGTATAGTTTCAGGCAATCTTTCTCTCTGTACGGGATGCAAGTGATGCTCTTTGAAAACCAGTGTAAGAAATATAAACACGATCTTTCTGAATGGAAGGCTAGGagtgccacaaaaaaaaaacacatttttattaataCAACAATTTATTAATACAACAATTGTAATgtaaatttacaaataaatatagCTGCGGGCAGTGATTACCGGGGTCACATGTGCTCAGCAgggtttgtgaagttttgagttttcctttaggctttataggattctgggtaaatttggacaggcccctttcctaaagaccccgttatagcttcccaaatgtttttttttttttttttttttttttttttgataattattgggcTAGAGAGTTTTTTGAGAATTGTACTGCAGAGTTTTACCCAGATTAAGAGAAAAacataggactagtttgcaaaagtaggtgtTTTAcatcagtggttttcaatcctggtcctggggacccacagctctgcacattttgtatgtatcccttatctgacacactcagttaagtacatgggtctctctcctaacgagctgatgaaCTGAATCAGGTGTGgtaaataagagagacacacaaaatgtgcagaccagtgggtccccaggaccaggattgaaaaccattGTTTTACATATTCCCAAACATTTAACAAATGTTTTGATTAATAGCAGTGGttttagaggcaaagttgtccggaatgaggagcaCTGAATACCGATTTTCAGGCTGATTGGACAAACGGTTGCGTAGTTATAGCCGTATTTacctttttttctctcttataGCGTCACTCAGTGGTCAAgctctgcaattttttttatttgaccaaagattgagCTCATACACATGTGTACCAATTTTGGTGAAGATATCTGATTCTATTCGTgatttatagccattttagtaaaagtggccccggcTCTTTTGAATGTTTTGGCGGCCCTTTGCACcggtttttgataattattgacatttactgtccagagaatatttttgcactggtttggttccgattgggtgaaaaaacctaagactagtttgcaaaattaggtttttcaaaaaatgcaaaacacCTGGAAGTTtggagcgatttcatacttttgttcgctgtatcgcccccgtcaggccgattaggGCGAGCCTTGGTCGTGTTGTAGgaggtgtgagtactaccatccttccaagtttcaagtctctacgacttacggtttggtctgcacgatcagttttactgTATGATCTGTGACCAtgctaacaattacaatagggtacACGCTCGAAACCGCTTGAATAGACAATAAGTAGACATATTTGAATTACATTAAGTTGCGAGATGCTGTAAGTGATACAATTATGTAGtttaattaagtgattcattgatatttttgtttttgattaaaaaaattatatgttaTTCCTTCATTTGATGGCACTCTTAGTCCAGTGTAATGCTGCATCTACCCTAAAGGCCAATTCACAATGCACTGACAGACGCTGACCAATGCGGACAATCACCAGATTACAGTACGTCACCTCTCAGACATTTCACGACCCGACAAGAGCCGATTCAGCATGTTCAGTCAGTGAAAGCGAGATCCGACAGATGCCAACATACACTGACAGGGGAAACACACTGTGTCTAGACAAAACCCGACGAAGTGTCTGTTGCCGTCTGTCAGCATTTGTCGGTGAGGTGTGAACTGGCCTTAAtccaaataaattacattttttattttcctttttatgAAGTAAAATGgtgttttcttatttttcttatcTTCTCAGTTTATCCAAATGGTATCAGGCTGACTTCAGCCATTCCTGGTGCAGACTTCAAAGTCCTGATCAATTTCAATGCTCCCAACATTCAGGACCGCAAGAAATTCACCAGTGACCTGCGAGAATCCATCGCAGAGGTTCAGGAAATGGAAAAGTACCGGATAGAGTGTAAACAGACCTTTATTCTTCCTCTCCCTCACCATTACCAAACCAGGTTTTATGAGCTTAATTAAATGTCGCTTTAGACATCTCTGAGCATCAGAGTACTAACAGATGCAAAGTTACAGTTGTTAGGATTAAAGAGAGGAGAAACACTCTTTTGAAATCTGTAATTTCACAACCATGGTCTCATTAACATacaactgtcatcatttacatatTAATGCATATTCAGCTTTGCAGGAATGCTGTTACTCATTTCACATGTGACAAGGTCATCCAATCATATTATAATGGTCATTTACATGTCTGATTTTAAGGGTCAGACTCAGAGGCTACACTCAGAATGCCAGAGTGGCCCGAATCAGATTTTTTTGGATGTAAAAATTTGGATGTTCCTATCTGGGTCTTGTTCACATACAATGTTCTTCTGGAAGTGTTATATGTTTGAAATGATTGttgactgtatgtgtgtgtttgaatgTTGTAGCTGAGCTGGAGAAACAGAAAGGAGTGGTCAGACCCAGTATGTCTCAGAGCATGTCAGGTCTGAAGAAAGAGACTGGAAGCGGCACCATGGGCCGCACAAGTCTGGATGACACGTACGCCATGGGGGAGGGGCTAAAGCGAAGTGCACTCAGTAGCTCCTTGCGTGACCTTTCTGAAGCAGGTGAGCTCAGTCTATCTGATGAACTGATGAGCAGATTCTGTTTTACCAGAAAGTAAATTAtgttttcatgtttgtttgtttgtttgattcccCATGTAGAATGTTATTCCTGAAGTTTCTTAAACCTAATATTTCCGCATATAAATATACTACAAATTATTTTTTCACTGGTAACATTAGATGACTGCAGATTTACAGGGTTTACAGTTTGTTTTCACAGGACGACGAAAAAAATTGTAACAACACTGTTAATCTGTGGAGTGAATAGGTCCACAGTTTATATTCTGAATCATTTTGCACAAGTAATATTTGATCTTTGCAGTGTTCGAATGGTTTTAGACCCTTTAAGGTCCACAGAAGCATTAGAGCAATGGCCATACACACTCCTGCTCAGCTGTGTTATTAAAGAATACTCTGGGTTCAATTCAGTTGAACAGCATATGCTTTTATAAAAGCTTGTTTTGTTCTGTTAGAAACATTATTTAAGCCGTAAAGTTGTTTATATCacttttttacagtcattttagggTTTATAGGGTATATAGCGGGGTGGCGAACGTCCTGGAGAGacacagccctgcagagttttgcttcaaccctaatcaaacacacctgaacaacatAATCAAGGTCTAAAGGGTTACTAAAAAGATACTGGCAGGTaagttttaattagggttggggCTGAATCTGCAGGCCTGCGACTCTCCAGGAGTTCGCCACCCCGGTATATAGGTTTTAAATGTTGTAAACTTGACTAATAAGCAAGTGGTTAAGTGATTTAAAGCCAAAATCATAttgttttcaaaaatatattgttttcttctTGAATTCTCAAGAATTCTAATATTGTAACATCTTTGAAATGACCTAATTCATTTCCTTGTGTGTACAATGAACTTTAAGCTCAGGATGTGCTGTTTCAGAATGTTGGAGAATAGAGGTTGCACTCCTTAGCTGAGGTTTAGCTGAGGTTTGAAACTGCAGAGTTGGATTTGTTTGCCTTCAGCAAAGCATCTCAAAGTGTCTTCTCCATTGCTCTAGCACTCTGTATGCTTTCCTACTAATACACCTGCTTCCAGCAGTTTTGATGAGAGTGTGGGAAGAGTCTTTCCCTGATGATTTAGTGGTGGCATTCCTTGGGAAGCGTTTTTCTGCCGGTGTGACTTCAGCTACATTTGTACAAGATGTGTGTAAAGGGTATTACTGCTCATTATATACCTGAGTTTTGTTAGTGGCCCTGACATCTCTGAAAAGGATTGAAGATTTGCAGGCTTTACCTGTGAACTCTTGTGGGTCTTCTTGTTGGGGATTGCTTAACTCTTATGGGGGGATCCAGGACTGGGGAGGGGGGAGGGAGGGAGGGGCCTTGGTTGATAACCAAAAGCAGAACCGGGAGGACGAGGGAGCCCAGTGGAGTCTGAGGACTGATGGACCATAGTGGCACTGTGGGAGCGAGCATGGAGCCAAGAAGGAGCTGAAGAGTAGGAGAACTGAAGTTAAGCCAGAGGGTCGACATTCCAAGGCGAAGCTGGCTGACAGGAGGCCCTAGGTCGATGAACAAAGACCTAAAGGGCTGAGTGAACCAAGTGGAGACTGAGCAGAAGAATTAGGGTTGCTTAGGCAAAAGTGACAACAAAGACTATGAGCTGGGCAGGACTAGTGGCGATGGGAGAAACAGGGGACCAACCTCTTAAAAAATCTCAGTGGTGGGAGTGTGTGTGTGGCTTCTTTCCATACCCTCAAATTCCACAAGAACTCCCACGATAATGGACAATGTTGCACCTGTTCAGACGAAGACCTCGTCAGACGGCCATCAAGAAAAAAATCacaggaaccagatgagtcctcttcaCAATCTGACATTGCTGCAGACTGGAATTAAACTGCTGGTTTTGTCTGGCctgaggttttttttctccatttctgtcaccgatggagttttggttccttgccgctgtcaccTCTGGCTTGGGGGCACTTAATTTCCAGCAATATTTTCGACGATTGCAcagatactatttgaactgaactaagCTGGACAATGACATCACTGAATCAATGATAAActgactttaactgaaaatttaGTGTTTACTATTGTCCTTCGCATTATCGACAGACTATTTTtctgtttaatactgtaaagctgctttgacacaatattTGTTGTTAAAAGcgttatataaataaaggtgacttgacgtTTGATGAGGCTCAGGCTCTTTGGTGATAGCAGGTCCAGTTGTTTGGTTCACTTATGTATCACAGCAGGCTTGGGGTCTCTGTTTGCGGTGGGCTCTGGCAAATGTTCTGTGCAGCAGGTTTATGGCTGGCTCAGGTCTGGATCAAGCGTGGGACTGGTGGTGAAAGCCGATCCATTGTTCACCAGCACCCACTCCACAAATGTTGCAAAATGTTGCCTTGGACCATCCAATGGAAGATGGTCATTTGACCCCTCACTAAGGCATGTAGAAAACACACAGTGAACAGTCTGGGAAAAGAGTCATGCACGTCAGATTAATAAAATCCCGGGTATGGTCCATGGACAAAAATAGTCTGAGTCAGTTCTTCTGTCACATGTGGTGGCTGTGAAGAAATGCACAATCACAGAAAATTACACAAAACTGTCTTTAATCATAAATCCAACACTGAACACTCTAGAGAATCATTGGGAAACATGACCACTCAAATATAGATGAGAACAGACAAAGGAACTAAAGAA
This window encodes:
- the LOC141290530 gene encoding IQ motif and SEC7 domain-containing protein 1-like — its product is MLERKYGGRFITRHAARTIQTAFRQYQMNKNFERLRSSMSENRMSRRILLSNMRMQFSFEGPEKVHAPLLEGRQMSLLDDLSQVGGMVQPGEMVPVILEAPEPQNDLTDTITELEDTFSRQVKSLAESIDDALNCRSLHKDEIQPEQAVCQEAMHQDNELPQADKHPKLDEICDVTLFIDEEELSPLVQPSSSIEQPTGSESEQHMQTIGWSVNAKDDKLDTIYRSTPSLESQGPPLCADLPLLTIEPPSDSSADVSDRSEHGPVQPLNIHERTAAGPRATPKQVAHGLPPRVPSLSRDEEPLRHRQVESHLATNGNRQSKSESDFSDGDNDSINSNSNSIDTINSESSSRDESLSEQRLSKQTYHKDTRNSWDSPAFSSDLMRKRQYRIGLNLFNKKPEKGIQYLTERGFIPDTPVGVAHFLLQRKGLSRQMIGEFLGNRQKQFNRDVLDCVVDELDFSGMELDEALRKFQAQIRVQGEAQKVERLIEAFSQRYCICNHDVVRQFRNPDTIFILAFAIILLNTDMYSPNVKMERKMKLEDFIKNLRGVDDGEDIPREMLVGIYERIQKKELKTNEDHVSQVQKVEKLIVGKKQMGSLHHGLGCVLSQAHRRLVCYCRLFEVPDPNRLQKLGQHQREIFLFNDLLVVTKIFQKKKNSVTYSFRQSFSLYGMQVMLFENQFYPNGIRLTSAIPGADFKVLINFNAPNIQDRKKFTSDLRESIAEVQEMEKYRIESELEKQKGVVRPSMSQSMSGLKKETGSGTMGRTSLDDTYAMGEGLKRSALSSSLRDLSEAGELSLSDELMSRFCFTRK